The Sesamum indicum cultivar Zhongzhi No. 13 linkage group LG9, S_indicum_v1.0, whole genome shotgun sequence genome segment TGATGTGTGACTAGAAATGGGATAACTCAcgactaattttttttaaagttaatcataattataaatattttttattatttaaaaaataataaataaatttttaaaattattgattattgacaaatatttttataataatttataaaaaatattcataattttttaaataataagaaagtcattataattacaataaaattcagAAGGATCGGCTGCAATTTTTCCgctaaaataagaaaagtaaaaatatgaaaaagtaaaGAGCACTGCAACGTAGAAAGAAATCCGTAGGAAATAGCTTGTCTTAAGGTGAGACCGATTACTTGTAATTTACACCACACATCTCCCCCTCAACTGAACTGTCTTTACCAGAAACCGCCAGCAATGCCAACATTTCATGCATGACGGACACCTGTTTCCCCTCTTCTGCTCTACATATACACCTCGACCCTCCACTCTACTTCACACAAATCTTGATCTACCTTCTGCCGAGGAAAAAGCAACCAACTACACATAATCAATGGGAAAGAGATGGGCATTGATCGCGGCGGCGCTGGTGGCGCTGGTGGTGGCTGTTAGCTGTTACGACGAAGAAGGAGGGAGGTGGGAGGGGGGCGGCGAAGAGGGCGGAACGGGGTGGAGGGAAGGGGAGGATTGGTTCTTGTTGCAGGATTCAAAGCATGTGGTGAGGACTGATGCAGGAGATATGAGGGTGGTGAGCGGGTTTGGAGGCAGATTCGTGAAGAGCCCTATGCATATTGGCTTCATTACTATGGAGCCCAAAACCCTCTTCATCCCTCAGTATCTTGATTCTAGCCTCATCCTCTTCGTTcgcagaggtatctcctaccTACTCCATCACTATCTGTGTCTGTGTAAatcacacactcacacacagaCATTATCTTTGATTCATAGTTGATAGTAGTAGTAGCTGATCTTTGGATATTCAACTGCATTTGGTGGAAAGTGGTTCTTTTTTATGATGGGATTGCAATGATTCCTTGAATTTTATGCAATAATGGAGAAACTCGTTAGTTCTTGAAGTATGACAGTGCACTCAACACATGCAGTTACGTTTTtagattgcaatttttttcctttaaaagtTGGAACTTAATGGGCAGGGACAATATGTTCAAATTTAGGGGGGTGTATATGTagatatcataattttcatttatacgcacttttttttcttgattttgggtGGCTGAAGATGAGCATTTAACCTGGATGAACTGAGGGTTCTTGAAATATCACATTGCACTTAATGCATGCAGTTGTGTTTTATGTTGCAAATTTTGGTGTAAAAGTTAGGACTCGGTGGGCAGCCTTAATGGGGCAGAGGGATAAGTGTTCAAAATAGGGGGTGTTGATagatatcaataattttcagAGATACACACACCAGAAGTGTAGTgtgtttttcttgattttggggTGGCTGAACACGAGCATTTAACCTGGAGAAAATGGGTGCAGGGGAAGCAAGAGTTGGACATATATACAAAGATGAACTGGTGGAAAGGAGGTTGAGGATGGGAGATATATACAGAATTGAGGCGGGTTCGGCTTTCTATTTGATGAACACAGGAGAGGGGCAGAGGCTTCACATAGTCTGCAGCATTGATACATCGCAGAGCTTGGGATTCCAGACATTCCAGGTCTTTTAACTCAGTAGTCATTCTCTCTTgaagtataattttgcaaGTAATTCCATACAATTTATGTTGATTTCTGTCGGTGTTGGCAGTCTTTCTACATTGCTGGTGGAACATATCCATCGTCAGTGCTTGCTGGATTCGATCACCTAACATTGGCTACTGCATTCAACGTAAGCAAATAACAACTCCTAAAGTTTCTGTTTTGATTGAATGGTGAAGTTTAATCAAGTATGGCAATTCGACAGGTGACGGAAGCAGAATTGGGGGAGATGTTGACGAGGCAAATGAACGGCCCAATCGTGTACTTGTCTGATACTCATTCGCCTAGCGTTTGGTCTAAGTTCTTGGACATGGAGCAGAATCAAAAACTGGCGCATATGAGGAGAATTGTGCGTATTAGAGAAGAAGACCTCGAGGCCGATGAGGAGCAACCAACATGGTCTTTCAGGAAGTTCTTACCCTCCATATTTAAGAAGAAGGAGGGTAAGGGAGGCAAGACAGGGAAAGGACCAGACGCTTACAACA includes the following:
- the LOC105170694 gene encoding vicilin-like seed storage protein At2g28490; its protein translation is MGKRWALIAAALVALVVAVSCYDEEGGRWEGGGEEGGTGWREGEDWFLLQDSKHVVRTDAGDMRVVSGFGGRFVKSPMHIGFITMEPKTLFIPQYLDSSLILFVRRGEARVGHIYKDELVERRLRMGDIYRIEAGSAFYLMNTGEGQRLHIVCSIDTSQSLGFQTFQSFYIAGGTYPSSVLAGFDHLTLATAFNVTEAELGEMLTRQMNGPIVYLSDTHSPSVWSKFLDMEQNQKLAHMRRIVRIREEDLEADEEQPTWSFRKFLPSIFKKKEGKGGKTGKGPDAYNIYDRKPDFQNNYGWSTALDESDYSPLKHDDIGVYLVNLTAGSMMAPHINPRAIEYGIVLRGAGTIQIVYPNGSLAMNAKVTEGNVFWIPRYFPFCQIASRTGPFEFFGFTTSARNNRPQFLVGANSLLHTLRGPEFAAAFGLSEDRLNEIINAQRESTILPSATVAPPEEAALVKLHREEVAKVVSSFGNEMVMGFD